In Primulina huaijiensis isolate GDHJ02 chromosome 6, ASM1229523v2, whole genome shotgun sequence, a single window of DNA contains:
- the LOC140979012 gene encoding uncharacterized protein isoform X4, whose translation MPVDDNFLLEDEFETQLVDLVGETQLVDLVGETQLVDVTEETQPCYLARETQLMDVALETQVLDDFDSVNHAPTQLLDQSDETQVLDDIYYVNIPTELFTATNIEVSDASDNDKANKTVGRCDTQQLSPDDSLKGNDRDLATHVKTVDANSGKQGDSVCGTPSDCFTAEEHNSGSFCRDFTSIRASSVRASGLAAVARGASSNSCSLRSEKSSLEQQRCEQEVTFHSGDLFNFGRKNDEECSWNGNDESSKKLRGPIRKGSNIMRKLFTEDRVVEVCQSEADINQTDDNLNMSELDASENHLAGLSYVNSEEPGDLSQANALEVVDRFLELNVMEHDQSRGYRIHMAEKPKVINRVKGSLDLAKNSVLKSTDVECRAYEWDDNREDEGGGDFFQKKKELFFDNRSPQEGTYLETWKSGSADLIKIKTGGDHGIEKNQAYDKKLGDPAYTDSGAMLHQRKRAKGKSFHCRDEVLHKNLKKDLDNQSNLASGHKLTDNDSSRDISDLKNIGPDTQIAAEVLGTFCFELHPVNTNSDVPDEGIGPITKASAENQFSVGVVTRQAKRVMRTSSNMSNASTLSLVKQTKNTRKWCDAELRRAEQRRLADVNDDFVLYGKECLSTIPPRMKEQKVGRAKKKNNIQESDPYQNVELTDPSVPVAHRTRRGRKLDGSKAQGNVFHAREEINDLISARVLRKSRTAANDENAEMGTFKNFRKARSNLVKESNKKYVGMPSSSEPKRSSLEFPDRKRTRQKAFLDEEEIDAQCNESLKRSRDNGSTRNNVDHRGSDHGKVTASLHDTVDPRTSKQCDGMSDAKTSKSSEGAETVDSRDASPSERLKTPMSTCTTPATCATQINNVSPICMGDEYHKQSCRKNLSKLSFIKEINSLMTDMSVPFSEMKDLRKRKDTANIRVLFSQHLDVDVVKQQKKVLARLGASDASSMSDATHFVADEFVRTRNMLEAIAFGKPVVTHLWLESCGQVSCFVNEKNYILRDPRREKEFGFSMPVSLSRASQHSLLQGQKVFVTPNTKPGKDIITNLVKAVHGLAVERLGRSALKDEKLPDDLLIISCEEDYDLCVAFLEKGGAVYSSELLLNGIVKQKLEYERFVSSVIAEFAIIIFPCSKYITWIGIDQRIRLVTLLMIFPFKFILHLALFF comes from the exons ATGCCAGTCGATGATAATTTTCTATTGGAAGATGAATTCGAGACTCAGTTAGTGGATCTTGTTGGCGAGACTCAGTTGGTGGATCTTGTTGGGGAGACTCAGTTGGTGGATGTTACCGAGGAGACTCAGCCGTGTTATCTGGCTAGGGAAACACAATTGATGGATGTTGCCTTGGAAACTCAAGTTTTGGATGACTTTGATTCTGTTAACCATGCACCCACTCAGTTGCTCGATCAATCCGATGAAACTCAAGTGTTGGATGATATTTATTATGTTAATATCCCTACCGAGTTGTTTACTGCAACCAATATTGAAGTTTCTGATGCTAGTGACAATGATAAAGCAAATAAAACCGTGGGCAGGTGTGATACCCAGCAATTATCTCCAGATGATTCCTTGAAGGGCAATGACAGGGATCTAGCCACACATGTGAAGACGGTGGATGCTAACTCTGGCAAACAAGGTGACTCTGTTTGTGGAACACCATCTGATTGCTTCACTGCTGAAGAGCATAATTCAG GATCTTTTTGCAGAGATTTTACCTCAATTCGTGCTTCATCAGTTAGAGCCTCAGGTTTGGCCGCTGTTGCCCGAGGAGCCAGTAGTAATTCGTGTTCCTTACGTAGTGAAAAATCTTCTTTGGAACAACAGAGGTGTGAGCAAGAAGTTACATTTCATAGCGGAGATTTGTTTAATTTTGGCAGGAAGAACGATGAGGAATGCAGTTGGAATGGGAATGATGAAAGCAGTAAAAAACTAAGAGGTCCAATTCGCAAGGGTAGTAATattatgaggaaactttttacAGAGGATAGAGTTGTTGAAGTTTGTCAGTCAGAGGCTGACATTAACCAGACAGATGACAATCTTAACATGTCTGAGTTAGATGCATCTGAAAATCACTTGGCTGGTTTAAGTTATGTCAACTCTGAGGAACCTGGAGATTTATCACAAGCCAATGCACTTGAGGTCGTGGACAGGTTTCTTGAACTTAATGTCATGGAGCATGATCAAAGCAGAGGCTACAGAATTCACATGGCAGAAAAACCAAAGGTAATCAACAGAGTAAAAGGTTCTCTAGATTTGGCAAAAAACTCTGTTCTCAAAAGTACTGATGTAGAATGCAGAGCTTATGAATGGGATGATAACCGCGAAGATGAAGGTGGGGGAGATTTTTTCCAGAAGAAAAAGGAACTCTTCTTTGACAACAGAAGTCCACAGGAGGGAACCTATTTGGAAACTTGGAAATCTGGCTCTGCTGACCTTATAAAAATCAAGACTGGTGGAGATCATGGAATTGAAAAGAACCAAGCTTACGATAAGAAGTTAGGAGACCCAGCCTACACAGATTCAGGGGCGATGTTGCATCAAAGGAAAAGAGCAAAGGGAAAATCATTTCATTGCAGAGATGAGGTGTTGCACAAGAATCTTAAGAAGGATTTGGATAATCAGTCAAACTTGGCATCTGGGCACAAGTTGACTGATAATGATAGTAGCAGGGATATTTCAGACCTGAAAAATATAGGTCCTGATACTCAAATAGCTGCGGAAGTGTTAGGAACTTTCTGTTTTGAGCTGCATCCAGTGAACACTAATAGCGATGTTCCTGATGAAGGCATTGGTCCAATTACAAAGGCATCTGCAGAAAATCAGTTTAGTGTTGGCGTTGTCACTAGACAAGCCAAACGTGTGATGAGGACCAGCAGCAACATGAGTAATGCCTCTACTCTTTCATTAGTAAAACAAACTAAAAACACTAGGAAGTGGTGTGATGCAGAGCTGAGGAGGGCAGAACAAAGGAGGCTTGCAGATGTCAATGACGATTTTGTCTTATACGGCAAGGAATGCCTGAGCACCATACCTCCTAGAATGAAAGAGCAGAAGGTAGGAAGAGCTAAGAAAAAGAACAACATTCAAGAGAGTGATCCATATCAGAATGTGGAGTTAACGGATCCTTCTGTGCCAGTGGCTCATCGAACTAGGAGAGGCAGAAAATTGGATGGCTCAAAGGCTCAAGGAAATGTATTTCATGCGAGGGAGGAGATAAATGATCTGATAAGTGCTCGTGTACTCAGAAAAAGTAGAACAGCTGCCAATGATGAAAATGCTGAAATGGGTACCTTCAAGAATTTTAGAAAGGCGAGATCAAATTTGGTTAaggaatcaaataaaaaatatgttggtATGCCCAGTTCATCAGAACCAAAAAGATCTTCTCTAGAGTTTCCAGATCGAAAAAGAACTCGACAAAAGGCATTCTTAGATGAGGAAGAAATTGATGCACAATGTAATGAAAGTTTAAAAAGATCAAGAGACAATGGAAGTACAAGGAATAATGTTGATCATAGAGGTTCTGATCATGGGAAGGTGACAGCAAGTTTACATGACACAGTTGATCCCCGCACATCCAAGCAATGTGATGGGATGAGTGATGCGAAGACCTCAAAATCTTCTGAAGGTGCAGAAACTGTTGACAGTCGAGATGCATCTCCAAGTGAAAGATTGAAAACACCCATGTCAACTTGTACTACACCTGCTACTTGTGCgacacaaataaataatgtatctCCTATCTGTATGGGGGATGAGTATCACAAGCAGTCTTGCAGGAAGAACCTGTCTAAACTGTCTTTTATAAAAGAAATTAATAGCTTAATGACTGACATGTCAGTACCATTTAGTGAAATGAAAGACTTGAGAAAGAGGAAAGATACCGCAAATATCAGAGTCTTGTTTAGCCAACACCTAGATGTGGATGTTGTCAAACAGCAGAAAAAG GTTTTGGCTAGGCTGGGAGCTTCTGATGCTTCTTCCATGTCAGATGCTACACATTTTGTAGCTGATGAATTTGTCCGCACCAGAAATATGCTTGAAGCAATTGCTTTTGGAAAACCAGTAGTGACACACTTATGGCTTGAAAGCTGTGGACAAGTTAGCTGTTTTGTTAATGAGAAAAATTACATTCTCAGAGATCCAAGAAGAGAAAAAGAATTTGGCTTCAGTATGCCTGTATCTCTGTCAAGAGCTAGTCAGCATTCCCTTCTACAG GGTCAAAAAGTTTTTGTCACCCCAAATACAAAGCCCGGCAAAGACATTATAACAAACTTGGTCAAGGCAGTTCATGGTTTG GCGGTGGAGAGACTTGGAAGATCAGCATTGAAAGATGAAAAACTTCCAGACGATCTTTTGATTATATCTTGTGAAGAAGACTATGACCTCTGTGTGGCTTTTCTCGAGAAAG GTGGCGCTGTTTACAGTTCAGAGCTATTACTGAATGGAATAGTTAAACAGAAGCTGGAATATGAAAGGTTTGTCTCTTCTGTTATTGCTGAATTTGCCATTATAATCTTTCCCTGTAGTAAATATATCACTTGGATTGGAATTGACCAGAGAATCCGACTTGTCACTTTACTTATGATTTTCCCTTTCAAATTTATTCTGCATTTAGCGTTATTCTTCTAA
- the LOC140979012 gene encoding uncharacterized protein isoform X3: MGTLGGVENGNHINSTKNDLDKCLSNVETQQVDRQYSPGGDLRVGGADDFHYPSGKMPVDDNFLLEDEFETQLVDLVGETQLVDLVGETQLVDVTEETQPCYLARETQLMDVALETQVLDDFDSVNHAPTQLLDQSDETQVLDDIYYVNIPTELFTATNIEVSDASDNDKANKTVGRCDTQQLSPDDSLKGNDRDLATHVKTVDANSGKQGDSVCGTPSDCFTAEEHNSGSFCRDFTSIRASSVRASGLAAVARGASSNSCSLRSEKSSLEQQRCEQEVTFHSGDLFNFGRKNDEECSWNGNDESSKKLRGPIRKGSNIMRKLFTEDRVVEVCQSEADINQTDDNLNMSELDASENHLAGLSYVNSEEPGDLSQANALEVVDRFLELNVMEHDQSRGYRIHMAEKPKVINRVKGSLDLAKNSVLKSTDVECRAYEWDDNREDEGGGDFFQKKKELFFDNRSPQEGTYLETWKSGSADLIKIKTGGDHGIEKNQAYDKKLGDPAYTDSGAMLHQRKRAKGKSFHCRDEVLHKNLKKDLDNQSNLASGHKLTDNDSSRDISDLKNIGPDTQIAAEVLGTFCFELHPVNTNSDVPDEGIGPITKASAENQFSVGVVTRQAKRVMRTSSNMSNASTLSLVKQTKNTRKWCDAELRRAEQRRLADVNDDFVLYGKECLSTIPPRMKEQKVGRAKKKNNIQESDPYQNVELTDPSVPVAHRTRRGRKLDGSKAQGNVFHAREEINDLISARVLRKSRTAANDENAEMGTFKNFRKARSNLVKESNKKYVGMPSSSEPKRSSLEFPDRKRTRQKAFLDEEEIDAQCNESLKRSRDNGSTRNNVDHRGSDHGKVTASLHDTVDPRTSKQCDGMSDAKTSKSSEGAETVDSRDASPSERLKTPMSTCTTPATCATQINNVSPICMGDEYHKQSCRKNLSKLSFIKEINSLMTDMSVPFSEMKDLRKRKDTANIRVLFSQHLDVDVVKQQKKVLARLGASDASSMSDATHFVADEFVRTRNMLEAIAFGKPVVTHLWLESCGQVSCFVNEKNYILRDPRREKEFGFSMPVSLSRASQHSLLQGQKVFVTPNTKPGKDIITNLVKAVHGLAVERLGRSALKDEKLPDDLLIISCEEDYDLCVAFLEKGGAVYSSELLLNGIVKQKLEYESVILLMMDVCGVFHDEIWR; this comes from the exons ATGGGTACTTTAGGAGGTGTAGAAAATGGCAATCACATCAATTCAACAAAGAATGATTTGGATAAATGTTTGAGCAACGTCGAGACGCAGCAAGTTGACAGACAGTATTCTCCTG GTGGTGATTTAAGAGTTGGTGGAGCTGACGATTTTCACTATCCCTCCGGTAAAATGCCAGTCGATGATAATTTTCTATTGGAAGATGAATTCGAGACTCAGTTAGTGGATCTTGTTGGCGAGACTCAGTTGGTGGATCTTGTTGGGGAGACTCAGTTGGTGGATGTTACCGAGGAGACTCAGCCGTGTTATCTGGCTAGGGAAACACAATTGATGGATGTTGCCTTGGAAACTCAAGTTTTGGATGACTTTGATTCTGTTAACCATGCACCCACTCAGTTGCTCGATCAATCCGATGAAACTCAAGTGTTGGATGATATTTATTATGTTAATATCCCTACCGAGTTGTTTACTGCAACCAATATTGAAGTTTCTGATGCTAGTGACAATGATAAAGCAAATAAAACCGTGGGCAGGTGTGATACCCAGCAATTATCTCCAGATGATTCCTTGAAGGGCAATGACAGGGATCTAGCCACACATGTGAAGACGGTGGATGCTAACTCTGGCAAACAAGGTGACTCTGTTTGTGGAACACCATCTGATTGCTTCACTGCTGAAGAGCATAATTCAG GATCTTTTTGCAGAGATTTTACCTCAATTCGTGCTTCATCAGTTAGAGCCTCAGGTTTGGCCGCTGTTGCCCGAGGAGCCAGTAGTAATTCGTGTTCCTTACGTAGTGAAAAATCTTCTTTGGAACAACAGAGGTGTGAGCAAGAAGTTACATTTCATAGCGGAGATTTGTTTAATTTTGGCAGGAAGAACGATGAGGAATGCAGTTGGAATGGGAATGATGAAAGCAGTAAAAAACTAAGAGGTCCAATTCGCAAGGGTAGTAATattatgaggaaactttttacAGAGGATAGAGTTGTTGAAGTTTGTCAGTCAGAGGCTGACATTAACCAGACAGATGACAATCTTAACATGTCTGAGTTAGATGCATCTGAAAATCACTTGGCTGGTTTAAGTTATGTCAACTCTGAGGAACCTGGAGATTTATCACAAGCCAATGCACTTGAGGTCGTGGACAGGTTTCTTGAACTTAATGTCATGGAGCATGATCAAAGCAGAGGCTACAGAATTCACATGGCAGAAAAACCAAAGGTAATCAACAGAGTAAAAGGTTCTCTAGATTTGGCAAAAAACTCTGTTCTCAAAAGTACTGATGTAGAATGCAGAGCTTATGAATGGGATGATAACCGCGAAGATGAAGGTGGGGGAGATTTTTTCCAGAAGAAAAAGGAACTCTTCTTTGACAACAGAAGTCCACAGGAGGGAACCTATTTGGAAACTTGGAAATCTGGCTCTGCTGACCTTATAAAAATCAAGACTGGTGGAGATCATGGAATTGAAAAGAACCAAGCTTACGATAAGAAGTTAGGAGACCCAGCCTACACAGATTCAGGGGCGATGTTGCATCAAAGGAAAAGAGCAAAGGGAAAATCATTTCATTGCAGAGATGAGGTGTTGCACAAGAATCTTAAGAAGGATTTGGATAATCAGTCAAACTTGGCATCTGGGCACAAGTTGACTGATAATGATAGTAGCAGGGATATTTCAGACCTGAAAAATATAGGTCCTGATACTCAAATAGCTGCGGAAGTGTTAGGAACTTTCTGTTTTGAGCTGCATCCAGTGAACACTAATAGCGATGTTCCTGATGAAGGCATTGGTCCAATTACAAAGGCATCTGCAGAAAATCAGTTTAGTGTTGGCGTTGTCACTAGACAAGCCAAACGTGTGATGAGGACCAGCAGCAACATGAGTAATGCCTCTACTCTTTCATTAGTAAAACAAACTAAAAACACTAGGAAGTGGTGTGATGCAGAGCTGAGGAGGGCAGAACAAAGGAGGCTTGCAGATGTCAATGACGATTTTGTCTTATACGGCAAGGAATGCCTGAGCACCATACCTCCTAGAATGAAAGAGCAGAAGGTAGGAAGAGCTAAGAAAAAGAACAACATTCAAGAGAGTGATCCATATCAGAATGTGGAGTTAACGGATCCTTCTGTGCCAGTGGCTCATCGAACTAGGAGAGGCAGAAAATTGGATGGCTCAAAGGCTCAAGGAAATGTATTTCATGCGAGGGAGGAGATAAATGATCTGATAAGTGCTCGTGTACTCAGAAAAAGTAGAACAGCTGCCAATGATGAAAATGCTGAAATGGGTACCTTCAAGAATTTTAGAAAGGCGAGATCAAATTTGGTTAaggaatcaaataaaaaatatgttggtATGCCCAGTTCATCAGAACCAAAAAGATCTTCTCTAGAGTTTCCAGATCGAAAAAGAACTCGACAAAAGGCATTCTTAGATGAGGAAGAAATTGATGCACAATGTAATGAAAGTTTAAAAAGATCAAGAGACAATGGAAGTACAAGGAATAATGTTGATCATAGAGGTTCTGATCATGGGAAGGTGACAGCAAGTTTACATGACACAGTTGATCCCCGCACATCCAAGCAATGTGATGGGATGAGTGATGCGAAGACCTCAAAATCTTCTGAAGGTGCAGAAACTGTTGACAGTCGAGATGCATCTCCAAGTGAAAGATTGAAAACACCCATGTCAACTTGTACTACACCTGCTACTTGTGCgacacaaataaataatgtatctCCTATCTGTATGGGGGATGAGTATCACAAGCAGTCTTGCAGGAAGAACCTGTCTAAACTGTCTTTTATAAAAGAAATTAATAGCTTAATGACTGACATGTCAGTACCATTTAGTGAAATGAAAGACTTGAGAAAGAGGAAAGATACCGCAAATATCAGAGTCTTGTTTAGCCAACACCTAGATGTGGATGTTGTCAAACAGCAGAAAAAG GTTTTGGCTAGGCTGGGAGCTTCTGATGCTTCTTCCATGTCAGATGCTACACATTTTGTAGCTGATGAATTTGTCCGCACCAGAAATATGCTTGAAGCAATTGCTTTTGGAAAACCAGTAGTGACACACTTATGGCTTGAAAGCTGTGGACAAGTTAGCTGTTTTGTTAATGAGAAAAATTACATTCTCAGAGATCCAAGAAGAGAAAAAGAATTTGGCTTCAGTATGCCTGTATCTCTGTCAAGAGCTAGTCAGCATTCCCTTCTACAG GGTCAAAAAGTTTTTGTCACCCCAAATACAAAGCCCGGCAAAGACATTATAACAAACTTGGTCAAGGCAGTTCATGGTTTG GCGGTGGAGAGACTTGGAAGATCAGCATTGAAAGATGAAAAACTTCCAGACGATCTTTTGATTATATCTTGTGAAGAAGACTATGACCTCTGTGTGGCTTTTCTCGAGAAAG GTGGCGCTGTTTACAGTTCAGAGCTATTACTGAATGGAATAGTTAAACAGAAGCTGGAATATGAAAG CGTTATTCTTCTAATGATGGATGTATGTGGCGTGTTCCATGATGAGATATGGCGGTGA
- the LOC140979012 gene encoding uncharacterized protein isoform X2 has protein sequence MGTLGGVENGNHINSTKNDLDKCLSNVETQQVDRQYSPGGDLRVGGADDFHYPSGKMPVDDNFLLEDEFETQLVDLVGETQLVDLVGETQLVDVTEETQPCYLARETQLMDVALETQVLDDFDSVNHAPTQLLDQSDETQVLDDIYYVNIPTELFTATNIEVSDASDNDKANKTVGRCDTQQLSPDDSLKGNDRDLATHVKTVDANSGKQGDSVCGTPSDCFTAEEHNSGSFCRDFTSIRASSVRASGLAAVARGASSNSCSLRSEKSSLEQQRCEQEVTFHSGDLFNFGRKNDEECSWNGNDESSKKLRGPIRKGSNIMRKLFTEDRVVEVCQSEADINQTDDNLNMSELDASENHLAGLSYVNSEEPGDLSQANALEVVDRFLELNVMEHDQSRGYRIHMAEKPKVINRVKGSLDLAKNSVLKSTDVECRAYEWDDNREDEGGGDFFQKKKELFFDNRSPQEGTYLETWKSGSADLIKIKTGGDHGIEKNQAYDKKLGDPAYTDSGAMLHQRKRAKGKSFHCRDEVLHKNLKKDLDNQSNLASGHKLTDNDSSRDISDLKNIGPDTQIAAEVLGTFCFELHPVNTNSDVPDEGIGPITKASAENQFSVGVVTRQAKRVMRTSSNMSNASTLSLVKQTKNTRKWCDAELRRAEQRRLADVNDDFVLYGKECLSTIPPRMKEQKVGRAKKKNNIQESDPYQNVELTDPSVPVAHRTRRGRKLDGSKAQGNVFHAREEINDLISARVLRKSRTAANDENAEMGTFKNFRKARSNLVKESNKKYVGMPSSSEPKRSSLEFPDRKRTRQKAFLDEEEIDAQCNESLKRSRDNGSTRNNVDHRGSDHGKVTASLHDTVDPRTSKQCDGMSDAKTSKSSEGAETVDSRDASPSERLKTPMSTCTTPATCATQINNVSPICMGDEYHKQSCRKNLSKLSFIKEINSLMTDMSVPFSEMKDLRKRKDTANIRVLFSQHLDVDVVKQQKKVLARLGASDASSMSDATHFVADEFVRTRNMLEAIAFGKPVVTHLWLESCGQVSCFVNEKNYILRDPRREKEFGFSMPVSLSRASQHSLLQGQKVFVTPNTKPGKDIITNLVKAVHGLAVERLGRSALKDEKLPDDLLIISCEEDYDLCVAFLEKGGAVYSSELLLNGIVKQKLEYERHRLFVDRVKRTRSTVWVRKNNKHHVTKQR, from the exons ATGGGTACTTTAGGAGGTGTAGAAAATGGCAATCACATCAATTCAACAAAGAATGATTTGGATAAATGTTTGAGCAACGTCGAGACGCAGCAAGTTGACAGACAGTATTCTCCTG GTGGTGATTTAAGAGTTGGTGGAGCTGACGATTTTCACTATCCCTCCGGTAAAATGCCAGTCGATGATAATTTTCTATTGGAAGATGAATTCGAGACTCAGTTAGTGGATCTTGTTGGCGAGACTCAGTTGGTGGATCTTGTTGGGGAGACTCAGTTGGTGGATGTTACCGAGGAGACTCAGCCGTGTTATCTGGCTAGGGAAACACAATTGATGGATGTTGCCTTGGAAACTCAAGTTTTGGATGACTTTGATTCTGTTAACCATGCACCCACTCAGTTGCTCGATCAATCCGATGAAACTCAAGTGTTGGATGATATTTATTATGTTAATATCCCTACCGAGTTGTTTACTGCAACCAATATTGAAGTTTCTGATGCTAGTGACAATGATAAAGCAAATAAAACCGTGGGCAGGTGTGATACCCAGCAATTATCTCCAGATGATTCCTTGAAGGGCAATGACAGGGATCTAGCCACACATGTGAAGACGGTGGATGCTAACTCTGGCAAACAAGGTGACTCTGTTTGTGGAACACCATCTGATTGCTTCACTGCTGAAGAGCATAATTCAG GATCTTTTTGCAGAGATTTTACCTCAATTCGTGCTTCATCAGTTAGAGCCTCAGGTTTGGCCGCTGTTGCCCGAGGAGCCAGTAGTAATTCGTGTTCCTTACGTAGTGAAAAATCTTCTTTGGAACAACAGAGGTGTGAGCAAGAAGTTACATTTCATAGCGGAGATTTGTTTAATTTTGGCAGGAAGAACGATGAGGAATGCAGTTGGAATGGGAATGATGAAAGCAGTAAAAAACTAAGAGGTCCAATTCGCAAGGGTAGTAATattatgaggaaactttttacAGAGGATAGAGTTGTTGAAGTTTGTCAGTCAGAGGCTGACATTAACCAGACAGATGACAATCTTAACATGTCTGAGTTAGATGCATCTGAAAATCACTTGGCTGGTTTAAGTTATGTCAACTCTGAGGAACCTGGAGATTTATCACAAGCCAATGCACTTGAGGTCGTGGACAGGTTTCTTGAACTTAATGTCATGGAGCATGATCAAAGCAGAGGCTACAGAATTCACATGGCAGAAAAACCAAAGGTAATCAACAGAGTAAAAGGTTCTCTAGATTTGGCAAAAAACTCTGTTCTCAAAAGTACTGATGTAGAATGCAGAGCTTATGAATGGGATGATAACCGCGAAGATGAAGGTGGGGGAGATTTTTTCCAGAAGAAAAAGGAACTCTTCTTTGACAACAGAAGTCCACAGGAGGGAACCTATTTGGAAACTTGGAAATCTGGCTCTGCTGACCTTATAAAAATCAAGACTGGTGGAGATCATGGAATTGAAAAGAACCAAGCTTACGATAAGAAGTTAGGAGACCCAGCCTACACAGATTCAGGGGCGATGTTGCATCAAAGGAAAAGAGCAAAGGGAAAATCATTTCATTGCAGAGATGAGGTGTTGCACAAGAATCTTAAGAAGGATTTGGATAATCAGTCAAACTTGGCATCTGGGCACAAGTTGACTGATAATGATAGTAGCAGGGATATTTCAGACCTGAAAAATATAGGTCCTGATACTCAAATAGCTGCGGAAGTGTTAGGAACTTTCTGTTTTGAGCTGCATCCAGTGAACACTAATAGCGATGTTCCTGATGAAGGCATTGGTCCAATTACAAAGGCATCTGCAGAAAATCAGTTTAGTGTTGGCGTTGTCACTAGACAAGCCAAACGTGTGATGAGGACCAGCAGCAACATGAGTAATGCCTCTACTCTTTCATTAGTAAAACAAACTAAAAACACTAGGAAGTGGTGTGATGCAGAGCTGAGGAGGGCAGAACAAAGGAGGCTTGCAGATGTCAATGACGATTTTGTCTTATACGGCAAGGAATGCCTGAGCACCATACCTCCTAGAATGAAAGAGCAGAAGGTAGGAAGAGCTAAGAAAAAGAACAACATTCAAGAGAGTGATCCATATCAGAATGTGGAGTTAACGGATCCTTCTGTGCCAGTGGCTCATCGAACTAGGAGAGGCAGAAAATTGGATGGCTCAAAGGCTCAAGGAAATGTATTTCATGCGAGGGAGGAGATAAATGATCTGATAAGTGCTCGTGTACTCAGAAAAAGTAGAACAGCTGCCAATGATGAAAATGCTGAAATGGGTACCTTCAAGAATTTTAGAAAGGCGAGATCAAATTTGGTTAaggaatcaaataaaaaatatgttggtATGCCCAGTTCATCAGAACCAAAAAGATCTTCTCTAGAGTTTCCAGATCGAAAAAGAACTCGACAAAAGGCATTCTTAGATGAGGAAGAAATTGATGCACAATGTAATGAAAGTTTAAAAAGATCAAGAGACAATGGAAGTACAAGGAATAATGTTGATCATAGAGGTTCTGATCATGGGAAGGTGACAGCAAGTTTACATGACACAGTTGATCCCCGCACATCCAAGCAATGTGATGGGATGAGTGATGCGAAGACCTCAAAATCTTCTGAAGGTGCAGAAACTGTTGACAGTCGAGATGCATCTCCAAGTGAAAGATTGAAAACACCCATGTCAACTTGTACTACACCTGCTACTTGTGCgacacaaataaataatgtatctCCTATCTGTATGGGGGATGAGTATCACAAGCAGTCTTGCAGGAAGAACCTGTCTAAACTGTCTTTTATAAAAGAAATTAATAGCTTAATGACTGACATGTCAGTACCATTTAGTGAAATGAAAGACTTGAGAAAGAGGAAAGATACCGCAAATATCAGAGTCTTGTTTAGCCAACACCTAGATGTGGATGTTGTCAAACAGCAGAAAAAG GTTTTGGCTAGGCTGGGAGCTTCTGATGCTTCTTCCATGTCAGATGCTACACATTTTGTAGCTGATGAATTTGTCCGCACCAGAAATATGCTTGAAGCAATTGCTTTTGGAAAACCAGTAGTGACACACTTATGGCTTGAAAGCTGTGGACAAGTTAGCTGTTTTGTTAATGAGAAAAATTACATTCTCAGAGATCCAAGAAGAGAAAAAGAATTTGGCTTCAGTATGCCTGTATCTCTGTCAAGAGCTAGTCAGCATTCCCTTCTACAG GGTCAAAAAGTTTTTGTCACCCCAAATACAAAGCCCGGCAAAGACATTATAACAAACTTGGTCAAGGCAGTTCATGGTTTG GCGGTGGAGAGACTTGGAAGATCAGCATTGAAAGATGAAAAACTTCCAGACGATCTTTTGATTATATCTTGTGAAGAAGACTATGACCTCTGTGTGGCTTTTCTCGAGAAAG GTGGCGCTGTTTACAGTTCAGAGCTATTACTGAATGGAATAGTTAAACAGAAGCTGGAATATGAAAG GCATCGTCTTTTTGTAGATCGAGTCAAAAGGACTCGCTCCACAGTATGGGTGAGAAAGAACAACAAACATCATGTAACAAAACAAAGATGA